In Reichenbachiella agarivorans, one genomic interval encodes:
- a CDS encoding zinc-binding alcohol dehydrogenase family protein — MKYIVCTEPGKFELKEKETPVRKRGEALLKINKVGICGTDLHAYAGNQAFFTYPRILGHELASSVLEIDDNPQGIKAGDGVIVMPYVSCGECVACRSGKTNCCSNISVLGVHGDGGMQEQITVPANILLPAGELNDDEMAIVEPLAIGAHAIRRANVQPGETVVVIGCGPIGIGMMKLAQIAGAQVIAIDMNDDRLKYAKEEIGVDHVVNVTNNPVEKVAEITGGDLATAVFDATGHKGALESGPDYMAHGGRYVLVGLSKGELTFVHPKIHAKETTIMCSRNATTEDFEYVVKVLSSGKFPTKSFITHSVEYGDMIANFDSWLKPETGVIKAMVNF, encoded by the coding sequence ATGAAATACATCGTGTGCACAGAGCCAGGTAAGTTTGAGCTCAAAGAAAAAGAGACACCTGTGCGTAAGAGGGGTGAAGCATTGCTCAAGATCAATAAAGTAGGGATCTGTGGAACCGATCTGCATGCCTATGCAGGCAATCAGGCCTTCTTTACTTATCCTAGGATTTTAGGACACGAGTTAGCCTCTAGCGTGTTGGAGATTGATGACAATCCTCAAGGTATCAAAGCAGGAGATGGCGTGATCGTGATGCCCTACGTGAGTTGTGGAGAGTGTGTGGCATGTAGGTCTGGCAAGACCAATTGTTGTTCCAATATCAGTGTATTGGGTGTGCATGGCGATGGCGGCATGCAGGAACAGATCACTGTGCCAGCCAATATCTTGCTACCAGCAGGAGAACTTAATGACGATGAAATGGCGATTGTAGAGCCACTGGCTATAGGTGCACATGCCATTCGAAGAGCGAATGTACAGCCTGGTGAAACAGTAGTGGTGATCGGATGTGGACCCATAGGAATCGGAATGATGAAGCTCGCACAGATCGCTGGTGCTCAGGTGATCGCCATAGACATGAATGACGACAGACTGAAATATGCCAAGGAAGAAATCGGCGTAGATCACGTAGTGAATGTGACCAATAACCCTGTAGAGAAAGTGGCTGAGATCACAGGTGGTGATCTAGCTACTGCAGTATTTGATGCGACAGGACACAAAGGAGCATTGGAATCAGGTCCAGACTATATGGCGCATGGAGGTAGGTATGTACTGGTGGGATTATCTAAAGGGGAATTGACTTTCGTTCATCCCAAAATCCACGCAAAAGAGACAACCATCATGTGTAGTAGAAATGCTACAACTGAGGATTTCGAGTATGTAGTGAAGGTGCTGAGTAGTGGCAAGTTCCCTACGAAGTCTTTCATTACGCATAGTGTGGAGTACGGCGACATGATCGCAAACTTCGATAGCTGGCTCAAGCCTGAGACGGGTGTCATCAAAGCAATGGTTAATTTTTAA
- a CDS encoding amidohydrolase family protein, which produces MRIDSHQHFWKYDPTKHAWIDDSMSVIQDDFFPSDLRDLLQQNRLDGTVAVQADQTEAETEFLLDLALKYDYVKAVVGWVDLQAENVAERLAHYAKNKKFVGVRHVVQEEPDPEFMLGANFQRGLTQLKDHGLTYDILIFPTQMKAALETIERHPEQPFVIDHIAKPYIKEGKIDEWIDYMRKMAAHENVMCKLSGMVTEADWTGWKYEDFVPYLDVVVEAFGVDRLMYGSDWPVCLLGGSYDKVKSLVDRYFEGYSQADQDKIYGDNAVRFYGIK; this is translated from the coding sequence ATGAGAATAGATTCGCATCAGCATTTTTGGAAGTATGATCCGACCAAACATGCCTGGATTGATGACAGTATGTCTGTGATCCAAGACGATTTTTTTCCTTCCGATCTTAGGGATTTACTCCAGCAAAATCGACTGGATGGTACAGTAGCAGTACAAGCCGATCAAACGGAGGCTGAGACGGAGTTTTTGCTGGACTTGGCACTTAAGTATGATTACGTGAAAGCGGTAGTAGGGTGGGTTGATTTGCAAGCCGAAAATGTGGCAGAACGATTGGCTCACTATGCCAAAAACAAAAAATTCGTTGGCGTACGACATGTTGTGCAGGAAGAGCCTGACCCTGAATTTATGCTCGGAGCTAATTTCCAGAGAGGATTGACACAGTTGAAGGATCATGGTTTGACTTATGATATTCTGATTTTCCCTACGCAGATGAAGGCGGCACTCGAAACGATTGAGCGACATCCTGAGCAACCCTTTGTGATCGATCACATTGCAAAGCCATATATCAAAGAAGGAAAGATCGATGAATGGATCGATTATATGCGAAAGATGGCAGCTCATGAAAATGTGATGTGCAAACTCTCAGGCATGGTGACTGAAGCTGATTGGACGGGATGGAAATATGAGGATTTTGTGCCTTATCTCGATGTGGTCGTTGAGGCTTTTGGTGTAGATCGACTCATGTATGGATCGGACTGGCCAGTATGTTTGCTGGGAGGATCTTACGACAAGGTGAAGTCACTGGTTGATCGGTACTTTGAAGGATATTCTCAGGCTGATCAAGATAAAATTTATGGAGACAACGCCGTGAGATTTTACGGTATAAAATGA
- a CDS encoding L-rhamnose mutarotase: MNQNKRFCLALDLKDDPALIKKYKEYHWSGQAWPEITDSIKSAGISDMQIYCTGNRLFMIMEVDETFDPKKKAEMDVNNPKVQEWERLMDQFQIPLPWAEDGQKWVPMDKIFQLA, encoded by the coding sequence ATGAATCAAAACAAACGCTTTTGTTTGGCGCTGGATCTGAAGGATGATCCAGCACTAATCAAAAAATACAAAGAGTACCATTGGTCTGGCCAAGCATGGCCAGAAATCACTGATAGTATCAAGTCAGCGGGTATTAGCGATATGCAAATCTACTGTACTGGCAACCGTCTCTTCATGATTATGGAGGTGGACGAAACTTTCGATCCCAAAAAGAAGGCCGAAATGGATGTAAATAACCCCAAGGTACAAGAGTGGGAGAGGCTAATGGATCAGTTTCAAATCCCACTGCCTTGGGCAGAAGATGGACAAAAGTGGGTGCCGATGGATAAAATTTTTCAGTTGGCTTAA
- a CDS encoding family 16 glycosylhydrolase, producing the protein MNYRKKLFALLLLVLPWLSLYAQDEDDNSNPPTKPAGYYTDTVDLASAPLRVNQQYPLSDQSNTDGWKLNKELSDEFEGRKLDTDRWHPNNPGWKGRQPTYFHGSNVSLRKGELVLKINQHGDEELPEGYTHTAGFIKSKKRLKYGYLEAEMKLMDAPWVSGFWVTNVSKDWWTEIDICENDPGVIENSHDLHSNIHVFRAPPEHGDVKEHFMRSKTYYLPIELQQDYHVWGLEWNEEVIRFYIDGVLFREAKNTHWHQPLEININNESNKWFGALPDERTDREFHIKYMRVWTKE; encoded by the coding sequence ATGAACTATCGAAAAAAACTATTCGCCCTTTTACTATTGGTACTGCCCTGGCTATCGCTATACGCTCAGGACGAAGACGACAACAGCAACCCTCCGACCAAACCTGCTGGCTACTATACTGACACGGTCGATCTTGCCTCTGCCCCTCTGAGAGTGAACCAACAGTATCCCTTATCGGATCAAAGCAATACAGATGGGTGGAAACTCAACAAGGAACTTTCGGATGAATTTGAAGGACGAAAATTGGATACCGACCGATGGCATCCCAACAATCCCGGATGGAAGGGACGTCAACCTACTTACTTTCATGGCTCGAACGTCAGCTTGAGAAAAGGAGAGTTGGTTTTAAAAATCAACCAACATGGCGATGAAGAACTACCCGAAGGATACACCCACACGGCAGGATTCATCAAATCCAAAAAGCGGTTAAAATATGGCTATCTGGAAGCCGAGATGAAACTGATGGACGCACCATGGGTATCAGGCTTTTGGGTCACGAATGTGAGCAAAGACTGGTGGACAGAAATTGACATCTGTGAAAACGACCCTGGTGTGATTGAAAACTCCCACGATCTTCACTCCAACATACACGTATTTCGTGCCCCACCAGAGCATGGGGACGTCAAGGAGCATTTCATGCGCTCGAAAACCTACTACCTACCCATAGAGCTCCAACAAGACTATCATGTCTGGGGACTGGAATGGAACGAAGAAGTGATCAGGTTCTACATAGATGGCGTGCTATTCAGAGAAGCCAAAAACACCCACTGGCACCAGCCACTAGAAATCAACATCAACAATGAATCCAACAAATGGTTTGGCGCATTGCCCGATGAGCGAACAGATAGAGAGTTTCATATCAAGTACATGCGAGTCTGGACGAAAGAATAG
- a CDS encoding tagaturonate reductase — MKKLNRLTHNTQTYTERILQFGEGNFLRAFADWMIHQMNQKVDFDAGVVAVQPIDKGLIQMLNEQDGLYTVYINGIKDGQAVSEHEVVDCIQRGLDPYTQWEEYMALAESPDLRFVLSNTTEAGIAYHDNNSMNDAPPSSFPAKVTLLLHRRYETFDGATDKGLIFIPCELIDRNGDNLKRIILQYAEEWGLSVEFKDWVEKHNIFANTLVDRIVPGYPKDKMEAITEELGYQDQLVVEGEKFHLWVIEGPEQIQKEFPAEACNLNVIFTDNMEPYRTRKVRILNGAHTTMVPVAYLYGIEYVRESVEDEVFGPWIRQAIFEEICPTLDLPEEELKSFACDVLDRFRNPYLMHALMSISLNSVSKFKTRVLPSLLEYVERKGKLPEKLCVSLAALIAFYRGEVAGKVIQRNDDQTVIDFADQAWASYSDAASIGEVVKAFLSQTDFWGQDLTVVTGLTDAVAANLTVILDGNIKKLITQ; from the coding sequence ATGAAAAAACTAAATAGATTAACACATAATACCCAAACCTATACCGAGCGCATCCTTCAATTCGGAGAAGGGAATTTTCTCCGTGCCTTTGCCGACTGGATGATTCATCAGATGAACCAAAAGGTAGACTTTGATGCAGGAGTGGTGGCCGTACAACCCATCGACAAAGGACTAATCCAGATGCTCAATGAGCAAGATGGATTGTACACTGTATATATCAATGGTATCAAGGACGGTCAGGCAGTCAGTGAGCACGAAGTGGTCGATTGTATCCAGCGTGGACTGGATCCCTATACTCAGTGGGAAGAATACATGGCTTTGGCCGAAAGCCCTGACTTGAGATTTGTCTTGTCCAATACGACTGAGGCAGGTATCGCCTATCACGACAACAATAGCATGAACGATGCACCGCCGAGTAGTTTTCCTGCCAAGGTGACACTGCTGCTTCATCGCAGATATGAGACTTTTGATGGTGCAACTGACAAGGGCTTGATTTTCATCCCCTGCGAACTGATAGACCGCAATGGGGACAATTTGAAGCGTATCATTTTGCAATATGCAGAAGAGTGGGGCCTGTCAGTGGAATTTAAGGATTGGGTAGAAAAGCATAACATTTTTGCCAATACATTGGTGGATCGTATAGTACCAGGCTATCCGAAAGACAAGATGGAAGCGATCACTGAGGAGTTGGGTTATCAGGATCAGTTGGTTGTAGAGGGCGAGAAGTTTCACCTTTGGGTGATCGAGGGGCCTGAGCAGATTCAGAAGGAATTCCCAGCGGAGGCTTGTAATTTGAATGTAATATTTACAGACAATATGGAGCCTTATCGCACCAGAAAAGTACGTATCCTCAACGGTGCCCACACTACGATGGTGCCTGTGGCATACCTCTATGGGATCGAATATGTGCGAGAATCCGTGGAGGACGAGGTTTTCGGTCCATGGATACGTCAGGCGATCTTTGAAGAAATATGCCCAACACTCGATCTGCCAGAGGAGGAATTGAAGTCCTTTGCATGCGATGTACTGGATCGTTTTAGGAATCCCTATCTTATGCATGCCCTTATGAGTATCTCTCTCAATTCGGTTTCCAAATTCAAGACACGTGTGTTGCCTTCACTCCTTGAATATGTCGAGCGAAAAGGGAAATTGCCAGAGAAGTTGTGCGTTTCACTGGCTGCACTCATCGCCTTTTATAGAGGAGAAGTGGCAGGCAAAGTGATCCAGCGCAACGATGACCAGACCGTCATCGATTTTGCAGACCAGGCATGGGCAAGCTACAGCGATGCTGCTTCGATAGGCGAAGTAGTCAAAGCATTCCTTAGCCAGACTGACTTCTGGGGACAGGATTTGACTGTTGTGACAGGTTTGACAGACGCAGTGGCTGCTAATCTCACGGTTATATTGGACGGAAACATCAAAAAACTGATTACCCAATGA
- a CDS encoding UxaA family hydrolase, translating to MSNRYVRIDPRDNLIVAIQDLKNGEEILLAGTQLVLKEDIQAKHKFALHDLADGDPVYMYGVLVGRATTAIEQGRAITVQNMKHASAEYSGKREKPHWIGPDVSKWKGRTFNGYHRADGKVGTGNYWIVFALTFCENRNLDVLKVALTESLGYQTEKDYIVNTEQLVKLMRNGGGEEEILRAEIIKSQEEIVKNRVFPNVDGIKILRHEGGCGGTRADSEVLCNLLAGYLTNPNVAGATVLSLGCQNAQIEVLENAIKKKDPNFSKPLHILEQQQSKSERSFIEGAVKMTFLGLQEANKIERKPAPLSKLVLGLECGGSDGFSGISANPALGYASDILAALGGSPVLSEFPELNGVEQELIDRCVEDHDAEKFSALMKAYGDKAIAVGSGFESNPSPGNIKDGLITDAMKSAGAAKKGGTSPITEVLDYTESVTKPGLNLLCTPGNDVESTTGLAGSGCNLIVFTTGLGTPTGNPVVPVVKLSSNNKLSEKMKDVIDVNAGTVISGEDTIESKGEELFEYLIQVASGEVVPHAVRLGHDDFIPWKRDISL from the coding sequence ATGTCAAATAGATATGTACGTATAGATCCTCGTGACAACTTGATCGTAGCGATTCAGGATTTAAAAAATGGGGAAGAAATATTGCTTGCAGGTACTCAACTGGTACTTAAAGAAGATATTCAAGCCAAACACAAATTTGCTCTTCATGATCTGGCTGACGGGGATCCAGTTTACATGTACGGGGTGTTGGTCGGTAGAGCTACCACTGCTATTGAGCAAGGGAGAGCCATTACCGTTCAAAACATGAAGCATGCCTCTGCTGAATACTCTGGTAAGAGGGAAAAGCCACATTGGATCGGTCCAGATGTGAGCAAATGGAAGGGACGTACCTTCAATGGTTACCATCGTGCAGATGGCAAAGTTGGTACAGGCAATTACTGGATTGTATTTGCACTTACCTTTTGCGAAAACCGCAATCTCGACGTACTTAAAGTTGCCTTGACAGAATCTCTCGGTTATCAAACTGAAAAGGACTATATAGTCAATACCGAGCAGTTGGTCAAATTGATGCGCAATGGAGGGGGAGAGGAAGAAATCCTGCGTGCCGAAATCATCAAGAGTCAGGAAGAAATAGTGAAGAACCGTGTATTTCCTAATGTAGACGGGATCAAAATCCTACGTCATGAAGGAGGATGTGGAGGTACACGTGCCGACTCAGAAGTACTCTGCAACTTGCTGGCAGGGTATCTGACCAACCCTAACGTGGCAGGAGCCACTGTACTGAGTCTGGGTTGTCAAAATGCCCAAATAGAGGTGCTAGAAAATGCCATCAAGAAGAAAGACCCGAATTTCTCCAAGCCGCTACACATTTTGGAGCAGCAGCAGAGCAAGAGTGAGCGTTCGTTTATAGAAGGTGCAGTGAAGATGACCTTCTTGGGGCTACAAGAGGCCAATAAAATAGAAAGGAAACCTGCTCCACTGAGCAAGTTGGTTCTCGGACTGGAATGTGGAGGTTCAGACGGCTTCTCTGGTATCTCTGCCAATCCAGCATTGGGCTATGCCTCAGATATATTGGCAGCATTGGGCGGTTCGCCGGTGCTAAGTGAGTTCCCAGAACTCAATGGAGTAGAGCAGGAACTGATCGATAGATGCGTAGAAGATCATGACGCAGAGAAATTTTCCGCTCTGATGAAGGCTTATGGAGATAAGGCCATCGCAGTGGGATCTGGGTTTGAAAGTAATCCATCCCCAGGTAATATCAAGGATGGTCTGATCACTGATGCTATGAAGTCTGCAGGTGCGGCTAAGAAAGGCGGTACTTCACCTATCACTGAGGTTTTGGATTATACAGAATCCGTCACCAAACCAGGTCTAAATTTGCTTTGCACGCCAGGTAATGATGTAGAAAGTACCACAGGACTAGCAGGATCAGGTTGCAACCTGATCGTATTCACCACTGGACTGGGTACACCTACTGGTAATCCGGTCGTACCGGTAGTGAAGCTGTCCAGTAACAATAAGTTGTCTGAGAAAATGAAAGACGTGATAGATGTCAATGCGGGCACGGTGATCAGTGGAGAGGATACCATAGAGTCCAAGGGAGAAGAGTTGTTTGAGTACTTGATACAAGTGGCCAGTGGTGAAGTGGTACCGCACGCTGTACGCCTTGGGCACGATGACTTTATCCCATGGAAACGAGATATCTCACTCTAG
- a CDS encoding SDR family oxidoreductase: MDLKLKDKVVVITGGAGMKGSIGETILSQLVTEGAIPAIVDRNMRGEAYVKELQDKGVDALFVATDLTIPEQIETAIKKVVDKYGRIDVLINNVGVNDGVSLEAPLEAFMDSLKLNMISYFLMTKHCLPWLKESKGNILNIGSKVGYTGQGGTSGYAASKGGVLALTREWAVDLIQYGIRVNCLIIAESYTPAYEDWIKTLKDGEQKLNSIKEKVPLGNRMTEPFEIANQTLFTISALSSHTTGQHIFVDGGYVHLDRALLSAH; this comes from the coding sequence ATGGATTTGAAATTAAAAGATAAAGTAGTAGTGATCACAGGTGGCGCTGGTATGAAGGGCAGCATTGGTGAGACTATCTTGAGTCAACTGGTGACCGAGGGAGCAATCCCAGCCATCGTAGACCGTAATATGCGTGGCGAGGCTTATGTGAAAGAACTACAGGACAAAGGGGTGGATGCTCTTTTTGTAGCGACCGATCTGACCATACCTGAGCAGATTGAAACTGCTATCAAGAAGGTCGTTGATAAGTACGGCCGCATCGATGTACTGATCAACAATGTAGGGGTCAATGATGGGGTAAGTTTGGAAGCTCCTCTGGAAGCCTTTATGGATTCGCTTAAGCTCAACATGATCAGTTACTTCTTGATGACCAAACACTGTCTCCCATGGCTGAAAGAGTCGAAGGGAAACATCCTAAACATAGGTTCCAAGGTGGGTTACACAGGTCAGGGAGGGACATCTGGGTATGCAGCTTCGAAGGGCGGTGTGTTGGCCCTAACTCGCGAGTGGGCAGTGGATCTAATCCAGTATGGTATCAGGGTCAATTGCCTCATAATTGCTGAGAGCTATACACCTGCATATGAAGATTGGATCAAGACCCTCAAAGATGGTGAACAAAAATTAAACTCGATCAAAGAGAAGGTGCCGTTGGGCAATCGGATGACAGAGCCTTTTGAAATCGCAAACCAGACATTATTTACCATATCGGCGCTCTCTTCTCATACGACTGGTCAGCACATATTTGTGGATGGTGGCTATGTACACTTGGATAGGGCTTTGCTGTCTGCACATTAA
- the fucP gene encoding L-fucose:H+ symporter permease — translation MKKIPVVSRDYLFAFIIITSLFALWGIANDLTNPMVSAFKKVMPELSNTHASLVQFAFYFGYFFMALPAALFIRKFSYKAGIILGLSFYAVGAFLFYPAAQLESFDFYLISLWVITCGLSFLETTSNPLVLALGDKETATRRLNLAQAFNPIGSLTGMLMAQVLVMESLRSSVYTPESYDLLSSADKAAIRINDLGVISLPYIGLGVVVLVILIIVILTKIPAHGEQQRMGLKESFSTLFQNKRYVLGVVAQMFYVGAQIMCWTYIYQYVDHLNTTLPAHEQITATWYNMAAMILFLLGRWIGTALMKRVVPAQLLNMFGIAGVVCLLVTILAGGMPGLYALVLTSMFMSIMFPTIYGIALKDMGDEAKIGSAGLVMAIVGGSFGPLLFGTILDMGGSGLADVDVLGWIPEISFAFVVPMVCLAVVAMYGNFSKENN, via the coding sequence ATGAAAAAGATACCCGTAGTATCGAGAGATTACCTATTCGCTTTTATAATTATTACTTCGCTATTTGCGCTGTGGGGGATCGCCAATGATCTGACCAATCCGATGGTGTCGGCCTTCAAAAAAGTGATGCCAGAGTTATCCAATACGCATGCCTCATTGGTGCAGTTCGCATTTTACTTCGGCTATTTCTTCATGGCCTTGCCAGCGGCATTGTTCATCCGAAAATTTAGCTACAAAGCAGGGATCATTCTAGGGCTTTCTTTTTATGCTGTAGGAGCATTTTTGTTCTATCCCGCAGCACAGCTAGAAAGTTTTGATTTTTATCTGATCTCACTTTGGGTCATTACTTGTGGGCTTTCTTTTTTAGAGACAACGTCCAATCCACTCGTGTTGGCTTTGGGAGATAAAGAAACCGCCACACGCAGACTCAACTTGGCACAGGCATTTAATCCGATAGGCTCGCTTACGGGGATGCTAATGGCGCAGGTATTGGTGATGGAATCATTGCGTTCCTCTGTCTATACGCCAGAGAGTTACGATCTGCTAAGTTCAGCGGACAAAGCTGCCATTAGAATCAACGATCTGGGGGTGATTAGCTTGCCTTATATAGGCTTAGGCGTAGTTGTCCTTGTGATACTAATTATTGTGATCTTAACTAAAATTCCTGCACATGGAGAGCAACAGCGTATGGGACTCAAAGAGTCATTTTCCACCCTGTTTCAAAACAAACGCTATGTGCTCGGTGTGGTAGCGCAGATGTTTTACGTAGGAGCGCAGATTATGTGCTGGACATATATCTATCAATATGTTGATCACTTGAATACCACCTTGCCAGCACATGAGCAAATTACCGCCACCTGGTACAACATGGCCGCTATGATCTTGTTTCTGCTAGGTAGGTGGATTGGTACAGCTTTGATGAAGCGAGTTGTCCCAGCTCAACTGCTCAATATGTTCGGTATAGCAGGCGTAGTGTGTTTGTTAGTAACCATACTGGCAGGTGGTATGCCAGGCCTCTATGCACTGGTGTTGACCTCTATGTTTATGTCGATCATGTTTCCTACGATCTACGGCATTGCGCTCAAGGACATGGGAGACGAAGCGAAAATAGGGTCTGCTGGCTTGGTGATGGCTATCGTAGGTGGGTCATTTGGCCCGCTGCTATTCGGTACGATTCTGGACATGGGAGGGTCTGGACTCGCAGATGTCGATGTTTTGGGCTGGATACCAGAGATCAGTTTTGCCTTTGTTGTCCCTATGGTATGTCTGGCAGTAGTAGCCATGTACGGCAATTTCTCAAAAGAAAATAACTAA
- a CDS encoding LacI family DNA-binding transcriptional regulator, producing MHKRRINIKDIAKALGVSPSTVSRALSNQGRVSKKTKASIMAFAEKWGYRPNPFARNLQKKKSGLIGLILPEFTHHYFAKVLSGINQVINQSEYHLIINVHEGSVEKEKEIVQVLSEMHVDGVLASYARETDNFEHYLSLLEEEIPLVFIDRMCEDLDASYVISDDFDGSRLAIDHLVASGASRVVYLSGPDRLSTTFTRLTGYKEAMKKRGLPHPDHWVLSTNNEDWHVKLESLIREDKIDGVLAYSDYLAFDAVQVIQRLGKKVPEEIAVVGFADEPVASYMTPRLTSVQQPAFLMGQRAAGILLEELRNPSQPVSSIVLPNQLIARDSTVHGDARFYKIG from the coding sequence ATGCATAAAAGACGCATCAATATCAAAGACATAGCCAAGGCACTGGGAGTGTCTCCATCGACTGTGTCACGAGCTTTGAGCAATCAAGGGAGGGTAAGCAAGAAAACCAAGGCATCCATTATGGCATTTGCTGAGAAGTGGGGCTATCGACCCAACCCTTTCGCCCGAAATCTACAGAAGAAAAAATCTGGATTGATAGGACTGATCCTGCCAGAGTTTACTCATCACTATTTTGCCAAGGTGCTATCAGGTATCAATCAAGTAATCAATCAGAGCGAGTATCATTTGATCATCAATGTGCATGAGGGAAGTGTGGAGAAGGAAAAGGAGATTGTACAGGTACTGAGTGAAATGCATGTGGATGGTGTGTTGGCTTCCTATGCCCGCGAGACTGACAATTTTGAGCACTATTTGTCGCTCTTGGAAGAGGAGATTCCTTTGGTCTTTATAGACAGGATGTGTGAGGATTTAGATGCTTCCTATGTAATCAGCGACGATTTCGACGGTAGTCGTTTAGCTATTGATCATTTGGTAGCATCAGGGGCTAGTCGGGTAGTATATCTCTCTGGTCCAGATCGTTTGTCTACTACATTTACCCGCCTCACAGGATACAAAGAAGCAATGAAAAAACGTGGCTTGCCCCATCCAGACCATTGGGTATTGTCTACCAATAATGAGGATTGGCATGTGAAATTAGAGAGTCTTATCAGGGAGGATAAAATAGATGGAGTACTGGCTTATAGTGACTATTTAGCATTCGATGCAGTGCAGGTGATTCAGAGGCTGGGCAAAAAAGTGCCGGAGGAAATAGCCGTCGTGGGTTTCGCAGATGAGCCAGTGGCAAGCTATATGACTCCCCGTCTTACCTCAGTACAGCAGCCAGCTTTTCTAATGGGGCAAAGGGCAGCGGGGATTTTACTCGAAGAGTTAAGAAATCCCTCACAGCCTGTTTCTTCTATTGTGTTGCCCAATCAGTTAATTGCAAGGGATTCAACTGTGCATGGTGATGCTCGGTTTTATAAAATAGGATGA